A stretch of the Archangium violaceum genome encodes the following:
- a CDS encoding phytoene/squalene synthase family protein — protein sequence MESEPTAIVFCREVLPAVSRTFALNIPVLPRPLDTAVTVAYLLCRIADTLEDEAHGPTSAALLAELARLSTLPEGWEADARRFTEEAARVLRAQAPEAEVRLVEGTPRVLEALAVHAAPVREHVAACVAVMAEGMGRMGDKGRASAGGLGLASLEETLEYCYYVAGTVGEMLTRLFQWYSPTIAQRAAVLEPRAVAFGNALQLTNILKDVREDLERGSCWLPRTLLAEHGLTPEVLLEPGNRHEAMKAYNKLVAVAHRELRKAFEYVMALPREEEGIRLFCLWPLFLAVMTLRKLHGNEAVLERQPVKVSRRTVKWVVGSTRLLVARDAMLKLMFATLTAPLPT from the coding sequence TTGGAGAGCGAGCCCACCGCCATCGTCTTCTGCCGCGAGGTGTTGCCCGCCGTCTCGCGGACCTTCGCGTTGAACATCCCGGTGCTGCCGCGCCCGTTGGACACGGCGGTGACGGTGGCCTACCTGCTGTGTCGGATCGCCGACACGCTGGAGGACGAGGCGCACGGCCCGACGAGCGCGGCGCTGCTGGCGGAGCTGGCGCGGCTGAGCACGTTGCCCGAGGGCTGGGAGGCGGACGCGCGGCGCTTCACGGAGGAGGCGGCGCGGGTGCTGCGCGCGCAGGCGCCGGAGGCGGAGGTGCGGTTGGTGGAGGGGACGCCGCGGGTGCTGGAGGCGCTGGCGGTGCACGCGGCGCCGGTGCGCGAGCACGTGGCGGCGTGCGTGGCGGTGATGGCGGAGGGGATGGGGAGGATGGGGGACAAGGGCCGCGCCTCGGCAGGAGGCCTGGGGCTGGCGAGCCTCGAGGAGACGCTCGAGTACTGCTACTACGTGGCGGGGACGGTGGGGGAGATGCTGACGCGGCTGTTCCAGTGGTACTCGCCGACGATCGCGCAGCGGGCGGCGGTGCTGGAGCCGCGGGCGGTGGCGTTTGGCAATGCCTTGCAGCTGACGAACATCCTCAAGGACGTGCGCGAGGACCTGGAGCGCGGGAGCTGCTGGCTGCCGAGGACCCTGCTGGCCGAGCACGGGCTGACACCCGAGGTGCTGCTGGAGCCCGGCAACCGGCACGAGGCGATGAAGGCCTACAACAAGCTGGTGGCGGTGGCGCACCGGGAGCTGCGCAAGGCCTTCGAGTATGTGATGGCATTGCCCCGGGAAGAGGAAGGCATCCGGCTGTTCTGCCTCTGGCCGCTGTTCCTCGCGGTGATGACGCTGCGCAAGCTGCACGGCAACGAGGCGGTGCTGGAGCGGCAACCGGTGAAGGTGTCGCGGCGGACGGTGAAGTGGGTGGTGGGCTCGACGCGGCTGCTGGTGGCACGGGACGCGATGCTGAAGCTGATGTTCGCGACGCTCACCGCCCCGCTGCCCACCTGA
- a CDS encoding DUF1330 domain-containing protein yields the protein MPAYVLVDITVKDAETYERYKQLAPPTIAAYGGRYLVRGGATETLEGTWTPTRIALLEFPTVERAREWWNSPEYAPAKAMRQASTHTDMLLVEGLGHETHSP from the coding sequence ATGCCTGCCTATGTGTTGGTCGACATCACGGTGAAGGACGCGGAGACCTACGAGCGGTACAAGCAGCTCGCTCCGCCGACGATCGCCGCCTACGGAGGCCGCTACCTGGTGCGTGGGGGCGCGACGGAGACGCTCGAGGGCACGTGGACCCCGACGCGGATCGCCCTCCTCGAGTTCCCCACTGTCGAGCGGGCCCGCGAGTGGTGGAACTCTCCCGAGTACGCCCCCGCCAAGGCGATGCGTCAGGCGAGCACCCACACGGACATGCTGCTCGTGGAGGGATTGGGTCATGAAACGCATTCTCCATGA
- a CDS encoding glycosyl transferase family 39, which produces MALLAIGLSFRRAHYDGPNLYGLQAQAWLEGRLDVPGPAEDLSMYGGRYYVAFPPFPSVVVLPLVALTGPERAPYRLLALGLAVLAAWTAWRVLRRLDIPSESRPWLVGALLGGTAFWSCVVQSEAVWFLAHVVAVSCSLLALEEALRGRGAWAGLWAGLAFLSRQLCVYLVPFVALVVWLRHAETGRRRQVLQTGGALVVAGGCALVYLALNAARFGSPFDTGYAGMPLSDFLARRVARYGLFHPAYVPFNFFHMFLEGPHFLFGGPRQLAPIGMDGMGTSLTFASPFIFVALAARGQHPLRVGAWCTVLLALLHMLHYYNNGWVQVNAQRFSLDFLPVLWMVVALGTLRVEPRLWKALVVWAVGLNVLALVLLPLLARAMRTL; this is translated from the coding sequence ATGGCCCTTCTCGCGATCGGTCTGAGCTTCCGGCGCGCGCACTATGACGGGCCCAACCTGTATGGGTTGCAGGCCCAGGCGTGGCTGGAGGGGCGGCTGGATGTCCCGGGGCCCGCGGAGGACCTGAGTATGTACGGGGGCCGCTACTATGTGGCCTTCCCGCCTTTTCCCTCGGTGGTGGTGCTGCCACTGGTGGCGCTCACGGGGCCAGAGCGTGCGCCCTACCGTCTCCTGGCGCTGGGGTTGGCGGTCCTGGCGGCATGGACGGCGTGGCGGGTGCTGCGGCGGCTGGACATCCCCTCCGAGTCTCGGCCATGGCTGGTGGGCGCGCTGCTCGGAGGCACGGCCTTCTGGTCCTGCGTGGTCCAGAGCGAGGCCGTGTGGTTCCTGGCGCACGTGGTGGCGGTGTCCTGCTCTTTGCTCGCCCTGGAGGAGGCGCTTCGGGGACGCGGGGCGTGGGCGGGGCTGTGGGCGGGGCTGGCCTTCCTGTCGCGCCAGTTATGTGTCTATCTGGTGCCCTTCGTCGCCCTGGTCGTGTGGCTGCGTCATGCGGAGACCGGCAGACGGCGGCAGGTGCTGCAGACGGGGGGGGCGCTCGTGGTCGCGGGAGGATGTGCCCTGGTGTACCTGGCGCTCAACGCGGCGCGCTTCGGCAGTCCATTCGATACGGGGTACGCGGGCATGCCCCTGAGCGACTTCCTGGCCAGGCGCGTGGCGCGCTACGGGTTGTTCCACCCCGCGTACGTCCCCTTCAACTTCTTCCACATGTTCCTGGAGGGGCCGCACTTCCTCTTCGGCGGCCCGCGCCAGTTGGCACCGATTGGAATGGATGGCATGGGGACGTCGCTCACCTTCGCCAGTCCCTTCATCTTCGTGGCGTTGGCGGCGCGAGGACAGCACCCGCTGCGGGTAGGCGCCTGGTGCACCGTGCTGCTCGCGCTCCTCCACATGCTGCACTACTACAACAATGGTTGGGTGCAAGTGAATGCGCAGCGCTTCAGCCTGGATTTCCTGCCAGTGCTGTGGATGGTGGTGGCGCTCGGCACCCTGCGCGTGGAGCCACGCCTGTGGAAGGCGCTGGTCGTCTGGGCGGTCGGGCTCAACGTGCTCGCCCTGGTACTCCTGCCCCTCCTCGCACGGGCGATGCGTACTTTGTAA
- a CDS encoding RICIN domain-containing protein, whose amino-acid sequence MRITQAALPLTFCVLASCGVADPLQAEPAGDSSSLAVSSKLLRSKEPVANQYIVVLEDSTPSAVRRRVPEVARELVGRHGGRILHTYEHALRGFAVRMTEAEAQALAANPAVRYVEEDGVVHVGATQTGSTWGLDRIDQPDQPLDGNYTYHLNGSGVHAYIIDTGIRTTHSDFGGRATANYTGVDDNGDGINDHNDCSGHGTHVAGTVGGATWGVAKGVSLHAVRVLNCAGSGFSSTVIAGIDWVTANHVKPAVATMSLGGAANQALDDAVRRSIAAGVTYAVAAGNDYGRDACTKSPARVGEALTVGSTDSNDNRSSFSNIGTCVDLFAPGSSITSASNASDTASTVLSGTSMATPHVAGAAAIYLQFNPSATPAVVANALIGYSTPNKVVGAGIGSPNRLLNSNPGPYSLRPSTFIAAHSARCMDVHDASTAEGASIIQWHCNGDTNQSFRYAYAGNGYYQVVSNLSGMCLDVHDGSTVEGASIIQWPCNGDTNQQFYLDSQGNGFYRFIARHSGMCLDVHDGSTAAGARLIQWPCNGDANQLFKLN is encoded by the coding sequence ATGCGCATCACCCAGGCAGCATTGCCGCTGACTTTCTGTGTCCTCGCATCCTGTGGCGTGGCGGATCCGCTTCAGGCCGAACCGGCCGGGGACAGCAGTTCGCTCGCCGTCTCCTCGAAGCTGCTCCGATCCAAGGAGCCGGTGGCGAACCAATACATCGTCGTCCTCGAGGATTCCACGCCGAGCGCCGTCAGAAGGCGCGTTCCGGAGGTGGCGCGCGAGCTCGTTGGCCGCCACGGTGGGCGAATCCTTCACACGTACGAGCATGCGCTTCGTGGCTTCGCGGTGCGGATGACCGAGGCCGAGGCCCAGGCGCTCGCCGCGAACCCGGCGGTGCGTTACGTGGAGGAGGATGGGGTGGTGCACGTGGGCGCCACGCAGACGGGGTCCACCTGGGGCCTGGATCGCATCGATCAGCCGGATCAGCCCCTGGACGGCAACTACACCTACCATCTGAACGGGTCCGGGGTGCATGCCTACATCATCGACACCGGCATCCGGACGACCCACTCCGACTTCGGCGGCCGGGCAACGGCCAACTACACCGGTGTCGATGACAACGGTGACGGCATCAACGACCACAACGACTGCAGCGGGCATGGCACGCACGTGGCCGGAACGGTCGGCGGCGCGACCTGGGGCGTCGCCAAGGGGGTGAGCCTGCACGCCGTGCGCGTGCTCAACTGCGCGGGCTCCGGCTTCTCGTCCACCGTCATCGCCGGCATCGACTGGGTCACGGCGAACCATGTGAAGCCGGCCGTGGCGACCATGAGCCTTGGCGGGGCTGCCAACCAGGCCCTGGACGATGCCGTGCGCCGATCCATCGCCGCGGGTGTCACCTACGCCGTCGCCGCAGGCAACGATTATGGTAGGGATGCCTGCACGAAGAGCCCGGCGCGAGTGGGCGAGGCGCTGACCGTGGGCTCCACGGACAGCAATGACAACCGGTCGTCCTTCTCGAACATCGGCACCTGTGTCGACCTCTTCGCGCCCGGCTCGAGTATCACCTCCGCGTCGAACGCCAGTGACACCGCATCCACGGTGCTCAGCGGCACGTCGATGGCCACGCCTCACGTGGCGGGAGCGGCCGCCATCTACCTCCAGTTCAATCCCTCCGCGACCCCCGCCGTCGTCGCCAATGCGCTCATCGGTTACTCCACACCCAACAAGGTAGTCGGGGCGGGCATTGGCTCGCCGAACCGGTTGCTCAACTCGAATCCCGGGCCGTACTCGCTCCGCCCCAGCACGTTCATCGCGGCGCACAGCGCCAGGTGCATGGATGTCCATGACGCGAGCACGGCGGAGGGAGCCTCGATCATCCAGTGGCATTGCAACGGCGACACCAACCAGAGCTTCCGCTACGCCTACGCTGGCAATGGCTACTACCAGGTCGTCTCGAACCTCAGCGGGATGTGCCTGGATGTCCATGACGGAAGCACCGTGGAGGGGGCCTCGATCATCCAGTGGCCCTGCAATGGTGACACCAACCAGCAGTTCTACCTGGACTCCCAGGGTAACGGCTTCTACCGGTTCATCGCCCGGCACAGTGGGATGTGCCTGGATGTCCATGATGGCAGCACGGCCGCTGGTGCCCGCCTCATCCAGTGGCCCTGCAATGGTGACGCCAACCAGCTCTTCAAGCTGAACTGA
- a CDS encoding SPW repeat domain-containing protein: MKGPLSPRVHGFIDYAGILLLFLAPMLFGFSGLPATILYVVAVLYLAMVLLTAYPLGVAKVIPFPVHGIVEAVLALLFIVAPFLLGFSDVAAARNFYIIGGVALGGVFLLTNYRAAETPRSIAGDRNRRYA; this comes from the coding sequence ATGAAAGGGCCGCTGTCGCCACGCGTTCACGGGTTCATCGACTACGCGGGCATCTTGTTGCTGTTTCTCGCGCCGATGCTGTTCGGGTTCTCGGGACTCCCGGCGACGATCCTGTACGTCGTGGCCGTGCTGTACCTGGCCATGGTGTTGTTGACGGCGTATCCGCTCGGCGTCGCGAAGGTGATTCCCTTCCCCGTGCATGGGATTGTCGAAGCGGTCCTGGCGCTCCTGTTCATCGTGGCGCCATTCCTCCTGGGCTTCTCGGATGTGGCCGCCGCGAGGAACTTCTACATCATCGGGGGAGTCGCGCTCGGTGGGGTATTCCTGCTGACGAACTACCGGGCCGCTGAAACGCCCCGGTCGATTGCTGGCGATCGCAACCGCCGCTACGCCTGA
- a CDS encoding glutathione S-transferase family protein: protein MKRILHDLAGAEEDRRFSPYCWRTKLALAHKGLAFETVPWRFSDKEAIAFSGQGLVPVLVDGDRTVSDSWTIALDLEDRYPHAPSLFGGPEGRALAHFVNAWTDRVLAPAVGRMVALDIHNHLHDKDRAYYRSTREVRYGGPLEQVVADREARLPELRALLAPVRTALAQGPFLGGESPRYVDAIVFSIFQWARCISPFVLLQADDPLFAWRERMLDAYGGLARKARGYPVA, encoded by the coding sequence ATGAAACGCATTCTCCATGACCTCGCGGGCGCCGAGGAGGATCGGCGCTTCAGCCCCTACTGCTGGCGCACCAAACTGGCATTGGCGCACAAGGGGCTCGCCTTCGAGACCGTGCCCTGGCGCTTCTCCGACAAGGAAGCCATCGCCTTCTCGGGGCAGGGGCTGGTGCCCGTGCTCGTGGACGGGGACCGCACGGTGAGCGACTCCTGGACCATCGCGCTCGATCTCGAGGATCGCTACCCGCACGCACCGAGCCTCTTCGGAGGACCGGAGGGACGCGCACTGGCCCACTTCGTCAATGCCTGGACGGACCGTGTGCTCGCACCCGCGGTGGGGCGGATGGTGGCGCTCGACATCCACAATCATCTGCACGACAAGGACCGGGCCTACTATCGCTCCACCCGGGAGGTGCGCTACGGCGGTCCGCTCGAGCAGGTGGTGGCCGACCGCGAGGCGCGCCTGCCCGAGCTGCGCGCCCTGCTCGCCCCGGTGAGGACCGCTCTCGCGCAGGGGCCCTTCCTGGGCGGTGAGTCACCACGGTACGTGGACGCCATCGTCTTCAGTATCTTCCAGTGGGCGCGCTGCATCAGTCCGTTCGTGCTCCTGCAAGCCGACGATCCCCTCTTCGCCTGGCGCGAGCGGATGCTCGATGCGTACGGCGGACTCGCGCGGAAGGCCAGGGGCTACCCGGTGGCCTGA
- a CDS encoding ATP-binding protein — protein sequence MSALADLLETNLQTVVRRWMARVQERLAPGPCSEPALKDHIEEYLQEMIQVLRQGDEQAQASRRGESSAAEQHGEQRFQVGFDVESMVREYDVLRECLLELVEESNVVVTPREVRLLSGYVVTGIAEAVREFVRQRDEHLRQAEAARSSAVESERALLNAVLQQMPLAVIVAEPSGRMVLANPQVEQLIGHPFRAAQGVPEYSAAYHGFHLDGRPYRDEEWPLARAIQKGEVVPPEEMEAERADGTRRALRLSGFPVRDAHGHLVAGVTMAEDITERRRLEAERQRAVEVLEHGDAVFVVDRDFRLLLANRNQERITHTRREDTLGRVIWETFPAIADPKTQFWREYRRAMEERVEVRFEEYYAPVGVWTSVSVYPTAEGGIAVFFRDVTEQKHAEERLRQASEFEQQLIGIVSHDLRNPLNAILLSCTALLRHDGLDATALRTVTRIQASAERASRLIRDLLDLTRGRLGGGIPITRSPVDLRYVVDAVVEEMEAAHPSRRVVVHASGDLRGNWDAQRLSQLLGNLLKNALDYSPEDSPVEVVLAEEAAGVRLEVRNRGEPIPPESMGRLFEPFQRGGGVAAARPGLGLGLYIVRLIVDAHGGTLEARSTAAEGSVFTVRLPRRPPIP from the coding sequence TTGAGCGCGCTTGCGGACCTGCTCGAGACCAACCTCCAGACGGTGGTGCGGCGCTGGATGGCACGGGTTCAGGAACGCCTGGCGCCCGGGCCCTGCTCGGAGCCGGCGCTCAAGGACCACATCGAGGAGTACCTCCAGGAGATGATCCAGGTGCTGCGCCAGGGGGACGAACAGGCCCAGGCCTCGCGGCGGGGTGAGAGCTCGGCGGCCGAGCAGCATGGCGAGCAGCGCTTCCAGGTCGGCTTCGACGTGGAGTCCATGGTGCGCGAGTACGACGTGCTGCGCGAGTGCCTGCTCGAGCTGGTGGAGGAGTCCAACGTGGTGGTCACCCCGCGGGAGGTGCGGCTGCTGTCGGGCTACGTGGTGACGGGCATCGCCGAGGCGGTGCGGGAGTTCGTCCGGCAGCGCGACGAGCATCTGCGCCAGGCGGAGGCCGCGCGCTCGAGCGCCGTGGAGTCCGAGCGCGCCCTGCTCAACGCGGTCCTCCAGCAGATGCCCCTGGCCGTCATCGTGGCCGAGCCCTCGGGCCGGATGGTCCTCGCCAACCCCCAGGTGGAGCAGCTGATCGGCCATCCCTTCCGTGCCGCCCAGGGAGTGCCGGAGTACAGCGCGGCCTACCACGGCTTCCATCTCGACGGCCGCCCCTACCGCGACGAGGAGTGGCCACTGGCGCGCGCCATCCAGAAGGGCGAGGTGGTGCCGCCCGAGGAGATGGAGGCGGAGCGCGCCGACGGCACCCGCCGCGCCCTGCGCCTGTCCGGTTTTCCCGTGCGCGACGCCCACGGACACCTCGTGGCCGGTGTCACCATGGCCGAGGACATCACCGAGCGCAGGCGCCTGGAGGCCGAGCGTCAGCGCGCGGTGGAGGTGCTCGAGCACGGGGACGCCGTCTTCGTGGTGGACCGGGACTTCCGCCTGCTGTTGGCCAACCGCAACCAGGAGCGCATCACCCACACGCGCCGCGAGGACACCCTGGGCCGCGTCATCTGGGAGACGTTCCCCGCCATCGCGGATCCGAAGACACAATTCTGGCGGGAGTACCGGCGTGCCATGGAGGAGCGGGTGGAGGTGCGGTTCGAGGAATATTACGCCCCGGTGGGCGTGTGGACGTCCGTGAGCGTCTACCCCACGGCCGAGGGGGGCATCGCGGTCTTCTTCCGCGATGTCACCGAGCAGAAGCACGCCGAGGAGCGGTTGCGCCAGGCCTCCGAGTTCGAGCAGCAGCTCATCGGCATCGTCAGTCATGATCTGCGCAACCCCCTCAACGCCATCCTGCTGTCCTGCACCGCGCTGCTACGGCATGACGGGCTGGACGCGACCGCGCTGCGCACCGTCACCCGCATCCAGGCGAGCGCCGAGCGGGCAAGCCGCCTCATCCGCGACCTGTTGGACCTCACCCGCGGGCGCCTGGGTGGCGGCATTCCCATCACCCGCTCCCCGGTGGACCTGCGCTACGTGGTGGACGCGGTGGTCGAGGAGATGGAGGCCGCCCACCCTTCGCGCCGGGTGGTGGTGCACGCCTCCGGCGACCTCCGCGGCAACTGGGACGCGCAGCGCCTGTCGCAACTGCTGGGCAACCTGCTGAAGAACGCACTCGACTACAGCCCCGAGGACAGCCCGGTGGAGGTGGTGCTCGCCGAGGAGGCGGCGGGAGTCCGCCTGGAGGTGCGCAATCGCGGAGAGCCCATCCCGCCAGAGTCGATGGGGCGGTTGTTCGAGCCCTTCCAGCGGGGCGGAGGCGTCGCCGCCGCGCGCCCCGGTCTGGGGTTGGGGCTCTACATCGTGCGGCTCATCGTCGATGCGCACGGGGGCACCCTCGAGGCCCGCTCCACCGCCGCGGAGGGCAGCGTCTTCACGGTGCGGCTGCCGCGACGGCCGCCCATCCCCTGA
- a CDS encoding serine/threonine-protein kinase, whose product MSANPTDLDLHWGERIGRYQVLAQLSVGGMAELFLGFTSGPGGFRKYVALKRILPDARGDEQFERMFLDEARITAALNHPNIGQVFELGRDAEGLFLAMEFIAGQNLNQIASVCRRGGLAQPPGLSLSVVRDVCLALHYAHTFTTPGGKPSPVIHRDVSQKNVMVTYDGEVKLLDFGIAKARDGMVRTQVGMVKGTTGYMSPEQVRGEPLDGRSDLFAAGVMLHEMLTGERLFSAETERQEMEMILSAPIPALTAKAPGLPPEVSAVVLKALARNREERYPNGREMARAIEAAAGKLLFDSERRSAFMREHFQERMEVTRRLLESADAVKEPVSSGMGTESVPAAKPAARPRVRAEGLRPAQGARRGAEADTAETPAGAAVVTTGRVVTREERFAAAAPKETASTAPRASGSGGSGKFWGVIAVLLVLGGGLGFGAVKLIAAIKEQEANGTPIPVGDISPMTPIERPGQKKNPEPEVGTTAEAKTQPPARGGEAAPVNKEAPANKDGEPARNVKRGSLTLVVLPEAEVFLNGRSLGKTPLIKVPVPVGTHRLLIKGADGKRRMLSVPIETGRTAKFKLALTDIPEKS is encoded by the coding sequence ATGTCCGCGAATCCAACCGACCTCGACCTGCACTGGGGCGAGCGCATCGGACGGTATCAGGTGCTCGCACAGCTGTCGGTGGGAGGCATGGCCGAGCTGTTCCTCGGCTTCACCTCGGGGCCGGGCGGCTTCCGTAAATATGTCGCCCTCAAACGGATTCTTCCGGACGCGCGCGGCGACGAGCAGTTCGAGCGGATGTTCCTGGATGAAGCCCGCATCACCGCGGCGCTCAACCACCCGAACATCGGGCAGGTGTTCGAGCTGGGCCGGGACGCCGAGGGCCTGTTCCTGGCGATGGAGTTCATCGCGGGGCAGAACCTCAACCAGATCGCCAGCGTGTGCCGGCGCGGGGGCCTGGCGCAGCCGCCGGGCCTGAGCCTGTCGGTGGTGCGCGACGTGTGCCTGGCGCTGCACTACGCGCACACCTTCACCACGCCGGGCGGCAAGCCCTCCCCCGTCATCCACCGCGACGTGTCCCAGAAGAACGTGATGGTGACGTACGACGGGGAGGTGAAGCTGCTGGACTTCGGCATCGCCAAGGCACGCGATGGCATGGTGCGCACCCAGGTGGGCATGGTGAAGGGCACCACCGGGTACATGTCGCCGGAGCAGGTGCGGGGCGAGCCGCTGGATGGGCGAAGTGATCTGTTCGCCGCCGGGGTGATGCTCCACGAGATGCTCACCGGCGAGCGCCTCTTCTCCGCGGAGACCGAGCGCCAGGAGATGGAGATGATCCTGTCGGCGCCCATCCCGGCGCTGACGGCGAAGGCGCCGGGGCTGCCGCCGGAGGTGTCGGCGGTGGTGCTCAAGGCGCTGGCGCGCAATCGGGAGGAGCGCTACCCGAACGGCCGGGAGATGGCGCGGGCCATCGAAGCGGCGGCCGGGAAGCTGCTCTTCGACTCCGAGCGGCGCTCGGCCTTCATGCGCGAGCACTTCCAGGAGCGCATGGAGGTGACGCGCCGGCTGCTGGAGAGCGCGGACGCGGTGAAGGAGCCTGTGTCGTCGGGCATGGGGACGGAGTCGGTTCCGGCGGCGAAGCCAGCCGCGAGGCCGCGGGTCAGGGCGGAGGGGCTGCGGCCGGCGCAGGGAGCGCGGCGGGGGGCCGAGGCGGACACGGCGGAGACTCCAGCAGGGGCCGCGGTGGTCACCACGGGGCGGGTGGTGACGCGGGAGGAGCGGTTCGCGGCGGCTGCCCCGAAGGAGACCGCGTCCACGGCACCGCGGGCGAGCGGGAGCGGAGGGTCGGGGAAGTTCTGGGGAGTGATCGCCGTGCTGTTGGTGCTGGGGGGAGGCCTGGGCTTCGGCGCGGTGAAGCTGATCGCGGCGATCAAGGAGCAGGAGGCCAATGGGACGCCCATTCCGGTGGGAGACATCTCTCCGATGACCCCCATCGAGCGTCCCGGGCAGAAGAAGAACCCGGAGCCGGAGGTGGGCACCACCGCGGAGGCGAAGACGCAGCCGCCGGCGCGGGGCGGCGAGGCGGCCCCCGTGAACAAGGAGGCCCCGGCGAACAAGGACGGCGAGCCCGCGCGTAATGTGAAGAGGGGCTCGCTGACGCTGGTCGTCCTGCCGGAGGCCGAGGTGTTCCTGAATGGGCGCTCGCTGGGCAAGACGCCGCTGATCAAGGTGCCGGTGCCGGTGGGCACGCATCGGCTGCTCATCAAGGGTGCGGATGGCAAGCGGCGCATGCTGTCGGTGCCCATCGAGACGGGTAGGACGGCGAAGTTCAAGCTCGCGCTGACGGACATCCCCGAGAAGAGCTGA